The DNA segment TCTGCAGATCATAAAAAAAGGCCAGCAGGAAGGGCAGTTTCTCAATACCCGTTCCCCGCTGGACATTTATCATACCATTCGAAATCAGATCCTCGGCATCTGTCTGGTCTGGTGTACAAAAGACGGGGAATTCGACGAGGGGAAGGAGATCCATGATTCAATGATCTTTATACTACAGGTGAGGGAAGATCTGGTGAAAGAAGAAGAAAAATGGTTTTCGTAAAACAAAAGGGTGGGATTTCGATACCCCGTCCCTTTATCCGCACTCAGTATTCGTCTATTTATATTTTTCAAGCATTTTCTCAATTTGTTGTTTCATTTGTTTCAAATCAACCTGGAACACAATGGCTGCAATCGAAATCTGAATTACTGATTCTGAAATCTCTTTACGTTGTACATCTTTACCCGTGCTAGACAACATATATCCATTGCCGCCTTCTTTTATAAATGCCTTGATATGTCCCACAATACCATTGTGAATACCTACCCAGTGTGATAACTCTTCAATGTCTGTCGTCAGTTGCTGCTTTACTTCTTTTATAGAATTATTAGCTTCTATTTCTGCAGATACCACGGAAGCGCCCTCATGCATATAGGCTTCAACTCCAGTATGAATATGCCCCTGATTACAGGTATGCCCATTGCTAGGAATCGATTCATGGCTATGCTCCGTCATAGCCATGTCCATCTTGTTTTCCATCTTGTTGCTCCTTCACATGTTCTACTATTTTTTCGAATACACTCGCCGGAATTCCTTGTTTGGCTGATATCATAAATATCTCAACAGAAGCATGATAGGATACCACACTGCTTTTCACAGTCTCCAAAGTATCTTCCTCTATCAAATCAGTTTTATTAATCAAGACTGTCATACTATCTTCCAACTGACCGCTGACAAGTGTTTGCATAGCATTTACAAGTCTTTTCCATCTACTGGCATCTGCAATTGTTATGATATATGCTTCGAGTCCTAAATTGTCCGTCAATGCTTTTCTTATGCTGCCAGGATAAGCCACCCCTGTCGCCTCAATTACGACCCAGGAAGGATTCATCTTTTCCTGGATCTCTTTTACACTTTTAATCAGTTCGGATTTCAGAGTGCAGCAGACACAGCCGGAAAAAATATTACTTACCTTGAACCCAGCACTTTTTAAAACCTGATCATCGATTCCGACTTCGCCGATTTCATTTTCAACAATAGCAAACTTTGTATTTGCTTTGCTGTTTGCTTCGTGTTCCACCAAAAAATGTGCCATCTGCTGCAGTACACTGGTTTTTCCGGAACCTAGAAATCCTCCTAAAATTATAATCTTCAAATTATAAAACCTTTCCTGTTCCTGCTGCAAGTTCACGACTATATCTGCTTGCTTCTTCAAAAATAGGTGCCAATGCTTTACCTGTTTCTGCTGGATCTATAGAATCTACGAGAACAAACCCAAAGAAAATATAACCGGGATATTTCCCATAGATATCCATGCATCTGTGAACCTCTTTCATCCTCTCCTCGACAGTTGCATCGGCTTGTGCCGGTTTCCCGTTGCTGTCAAAACCGCCTATCAGAACAAATTTATCTCCATATTTAGAGAGAATTTTTTCAATATCATTTGTCGGCTGAACAGAGGTCCAGGCTACAGCTCCCGTATCAATAAAATCCTCAATTAAATGTTCACAGTATCCGCATGTATGCTGTACCGGAATCATACCAAGTTTTTTTACTTCTTCATATAGGCGTTTATGATGTGGCTTAATCAATTTACGATAGGTTTCCGGAGACATAAACGGTCCTCTTTCCGTTGCAATGTCATCATAATTTGTAAAAATATCCGGATTATAATATTGTTTTACCTTCTTGGCAAATTCTATCTTATAGTCAGTAATTGCCTCCATCAAATCGTAACAAGCTTCCGGTTCCTCCATCAGTGCAATCAATGCCTCTTCAAATCCCATAAAAGATGCCAGCCTTTCATAGACACCATTCCCACATCCGAAATCAATTGCCTGATTTTCAGGATCTGCATGAACCATTGCAAACTCCTGTTCTGCAATCCCTTTCCAGTCGACTTCCTCCAAATTTGGAAACTTTATAATCCTCTTCCAGTCTGTTATTGTGTCTGAGTCAAGTAAAAACTCATTTGGGGCCGGAATTGCTGCGCCTCCACCCGAGGAGGGTGTCACCCATCTCACTCCAAATCCATCATATCCGCCGCCTATCGGTCCTTTTTCAACCCATGGACCTGAAAGTGCTCCAAATCCTACGCATGCACAATCCACGGAGAATGTCGGAATCCATTCTGTTTTCTTATGTGTCAATGCGTTTAAATAATTTTCTCTTGGTGTTAAACTCATGATCATCTTCTCCTTATTTTTTTATATTTTACAATCCTAATTTCCTGCATTCTCTACGGAATTCTTCGCTTACGATCCCCATCGCCTTTTGCTGCTCTGGTGTTGAGAACATAATATCACCGATCATGGGAATCAGCATATAACTGCCATTGATGGCATATTCTCTTGCTGTTCTCCGGCCCTCTGCCCGCAATGTCTGTTCATCTGCGTTTGGAAGTCCGGCAGGACCTTGCGAGTCAAAACCTCCGTTGATTATAAGACGATCCCCATATTTTTTCTGGATTTCGACGATATTATTGGAAGCCTGTGCTGGGAAGAAAGATTGAACTCCAATTTCCACATAATCATCAATGACCGCTTCGCATTTCCCACACGTATGCTGCTCTGGAATCATTCCATTGTCAATAATCGCCTGAATGATCCTGGCCTGATTCGGTTTAATCAATTCACGATATGTATCCGGGCTCATAAACAGAGAATCCGCTTTTGCTATATCATCCGAGTATAAAAAAACATCCGGATGATAATACTTTGCAACAAGTTGAATAATTTGAATTTTATAATCCGCCATTCGTTCGAAGAATTTGGCGCATTCTTCCGGCTCAAGAAGTAACGCCATCAGCCCATTCTCGAACCCCATTAGCTGCGTCAGACGGTCAAACAGCCCCTGTTCACAAAAGTAAGTCAGGACTTTCGTACCATCATAATCTTTCAATTCAATCTCAGCCATACTTTTCCAATCCCATGTTTCAGGTTCTGGAAATGGAATACTGCGCCAATTCAAAATATCATCGAGTATATATTTCCCTGGTACTGGTACCGGGGAACCGTGACTTAAATCCCACTCCACTCCAAAGACATCTAGTGCCGTGTGATCCGTAACTTTTTCACCCCGGAGCCCACATTCATTGTTTGACCAAAAACCAGCAAGAAATACTGCTTCTACAAAGTTTGGTGTCCATTCTGGTTTTTCATGGCGATATACCCGTAATGCATTTTCGCGTTCCGTCATATTACTTCTCCTCTCAAAATTTTAATTATCAGGATAAAATGCACCATATATATTTATGAGATAACCTACTGCTTCATCCTATTATATAAAACAATTTCATCCAAAAAAAGGTGCAAAACATCTGATAACATATATATTTACTTTGACACAGGTGTGCATATAGCACTATAATTATGATGTAAGGGTCAACAGGTCTTTTGACCCCAACATCATAATTATCATAATATACTATAAAGGAAAAGGGTGCGAAACATGAAGCTAAGCATGTGGGTACTGGCAAGCTGGCTGGAGAAATATCAGCCGGCTGTCAAAATTGAAAGAGGGGATCCAATTCTTCGAAGCGCACGTATACTTTCAGGAGAGATTAACATCGAAAAACAAAATGTTTACCTGGCAAGGGCAAATGAATTTATAACCAATGAAAACGATAAGGTAATCTGCGTAAGCGGACACGATATGATTCTGCTGAATACAACCGATATGGATCTCGTGTTAAACAATATTTTTGATGCCTTTGACTTTTATAACAGCTGGGCAGATGGTTTATATGAGGCAATTCTGGATGGATGTGACTTGCAGTATGTTATTGACGAAAGTACGCCCGTCTTTCAGGAGCCACTTGCTATTCATGATGCCAATCATATGGCAATTGCATTGTCTTCAAAATACGGAGTAGGTGACATCGATCAGGAATGGGATACCCTGCTTAAAACCGGAAGTAACTCAATGGATAAGCTACAGCAAATGAAAGATTTCCTACATCGTTCAAAATTCAGTCATCAAGTAGAAATCATGAATCTGCCATACTTCGATAAACGCTTTCTCCAACGTATGCTATATATGCATGGAAATGTAGCAGGCAGAATTATTATGCCGGAATATTTCAAAAAAACTACCCCCGCAGATTTTCAGCTTCTGGATATGTTGGGAAATA comes from the Blautia liquoris genome and includes:
- a CDS encoding GTP-binding protein — encoded protein: MKIIILGGFLGSGKTSVLQQMAHFLVEHEANSKANTKFAIVENEIGEVGIDDQVLKSAGFKVSNIFSGCVCCTLKSELIKSVKEIQEKMNPSWVVIEATGVAYPGSIRKALTDNLGLEAYIITIADASRWKRLVNAMQTLVSGQLEDSMTVLINKTDLIEEDTLETVKSSVVSYHASVEIFMISAKQGIPASVFEKIVEHVKEQQDGKQDGHGYDGA
- a CDS encoding uroporphyrinogen decarboxylase family protein; translated protein: MSLTPRENYLNALTHKKTEWIPTFSVDCACVGFGALSGPWVEKGPIGGGYDGFGVRWVTPSSGGGAAIPAPNEFLLDSDTITDWKRIIKFPNLEEVDWKGIAEQEFAMVHADPENQAIDFGCGNGVYERLASFMGFEEALIALMEEPEACYDLMEAITDYKIEFAKKVKQYYNPDIFTNYDDIATERGPFMSPETYRKLIKPHHKRLYEEVKKLGMIPVQHTCGYCEHLIEDFIDTGAVAWTSVQPTNDIEKILSKYGDKFVLIGGFDSNGKPAQADATVEERMKEVHRCMDIYGKYPGYIFFGFVLVDSIDPAETGKALAPIFEEASRYSRELAAGTGKVL
- a CDS encoding uroporphyrinogen decarboxylase family protein, which gives rise to MTERENALRVYRHEKPEWTPNFVEAVFLAGFWSNNECGLRGEKVTDHTALDVFGVEWDLSHGSPVPVPGKYILDDILNWRSIPFPEPETWDWKSMAEIELKDYDGTKVLTYFCEQGLFDRLTQLMGFENGLMALLLEPEECAKFFERMADYKIQIIQLVAKYYHPDVFLYSDDIAKADSLFMSPDTYRELIKPNQARIIQAIIDNGMIPEQHTCGKCEAVIDDYVEIGVQSFFPAQASNNIVEIQKKYGDRLIINGGFDSQGPAGLPNADEQTLRAEGRRTAREYAINGSYMLIPMIGDIMFSTPEQQKAMGIVSEEFRRECRKLGL